The following coding sequences lie in one Pseudorasbora parva isolate DD20220531a chromosome 18, ASM2467924v1, whole genome shotgun sequence genomic window:
- the capn5b gene encoding calpain-5 isoform X2 codes for MFSSVKAFEGQHYSTLKRQCLQSGALFEDPLFPAIDNSLFYLGNRIGRVHWKRPGELCNDPHLFVDGISAHDLHQGQLGNCWFVAACTSLASRESLWQKVIPDWKEQEWDPEKEDSYAGIFHFRFWRFGEWMDVVIDDRLPTVDNQLVYCHSNDSNEFWSALVEKAYAKVYGCYEALDGGNTADALVDFTGGVSEPMDLLEGQFAEDEMARNQLFERVLKVHNRDGLISCSIRATTIEDMEARLDCGLVKGHAYAVTDVRKVRLGHGLLAYFKSEKLHMIRMRNPWGEKEWSGPWSDSSEEWKKVSKSEREKLGVTVQDDGEFWMNFEDFCHYFTDLILCRLINTSYLSIHKTWEEEVMRGSWIHRDDPLRNRTGGCINHKATFLQNPQYVFDVRKVEDEVLICLQQKERRATPKEGKGENLAIGFDIHRVELNRKYRMHSAQQKVAGSIYINSRCVFLRKELKEGRYVIIPTTFDPGQQGEFLLRVFTDVPSDCKELTLDEPPQTCWTGICGYPQLVTQVHVLSANGLQGQDANGASDPYVIITCEGEKVRSPVHKDTRCPNFDIKGIFYRKKPKEGIHIEIYNKNVIVDTFLGQVTLFSDPNDRQEQHTVYLKDKGSRQDNNLPGTLTVRVITCTTLTNI; via the exons ATGTTCTCCTCTGTGAAGGCCTTTGAGGGGCAGCATTACTCCACCCTCAAGAGGCAGTGTCTGCAGAGTGGAGCGCTGTTTGAGGACCCGCTGTTTCCGGCCATAGACAACTCTCTCTTCTACCTGGGTAACAGGATTGGCCGTGTGCACTGGAAAAGACCCGGG GAGCTGTGCAATGATCCTCACTTGTTTGTGGATGGGATCAGCGCCCATGATCTGCACCAAGGACAGCTGGGAAACTGCTGGTTTGTGGCGGCCTGCACTAGCTTGGCTTCCCGAGAGTCTCTGTGGCAGAAA GTTATTCCAGACTGGAAGGAGCAGGAATGGGATCCAGAGAAGGAAGACTCTTATGCAGGAATATTCCACTTCCGTTTCTGGCGGTTTGGGGAATGGATGGACGTGGTGATCGATGACCGTCTCCCCACAGTGGACAACCAGCTGGTGTACTGCCATTCAAATGATAGTAACGAGTTCTGGAGCGCCCTTGTGGAAAAAGCATATGCCAA AGTTTATGGTTGCTATGAAGCCTTGGATGGTGGAAACACTGCCGATGCCCTGGTGGACTTCACTGGTGGTGTGTCGGAACCTATGGACCTTCTGGAGGGCCAGTTTGCTGAGGATGAAATGGCCAGAAACCAGCTCTTCGAGAGAGTGCTCAAGGTCCATAATCGAGATGGCCTCATCAGCTGCTCGATCAGG GCAACCACTATAGAGGACATGGAGGCGAGACTAGACTGTGGGTTAGTGAAAGGCCACGCATATGCAGTGACTGACGTTCGCAAAGTTCGCCTTGGACATGGCCTGCTGGCGTATTTCAAGTCAGAAAAGCTACACATGATCCGCATGAGGAACCCATGGGGCGAGAAGGAGTGGAGTGGACCCTGGAGCGACAG CTCAGAGGAGTGGAAGAAAGTGAgcaagagtgagagagagaaactgGGCGTCACTGTTCAGGATGATGGAGAGTTTTG GATGAACTTTGAGGATTTCTGTCACTACTTCACCGACTTGATCCTGTGTCGATTGATAAACACATCTTACTTGAGCATTCATAAGACCTGGGAGGAGGAGGTGATGAGAGGCTCCTGGATCCACCGAGACGACCCGCTCCGGAACCGCACCGGAGGCTGCATTAACCATAAAGCCACTTTTCTGCAAAACCCACAG TATGTTTTTGATGTGAGAAAAGTGGAAGACGAGGTGCTGATCTGCCTGCAGCAAAAGGAACGCAGAGCTACTCCCAAGGAGGGCAAAGGCGAGAACCTGGCCATTGGATTTGACATCCATAGG GTGGAGTTGAATAGAAAATACAGAATGCACTCAGCTCAGCAGAAGGTCGCAGGGTCGATCTACATCAACTCTCGCTGCGTCTTTCTGAGGAAAGAGCTGAAGGAGGGGCGTTACGTCATCATCCCTACAACCTTTGACCCTGGTCAACAAGGAGAGTTCCTGCTCAGAGTCTTCACTGATGTGCCTTCAGACTGCAA AGAATTAACACTGGACGAGCCTCCTCAGACATGCTGGACTGGGATTTGCGGCTACCCTCAGCTGGTCACCCAGGTGCACGTATTAAGTGCCAACGGCCTGCAGGGCCAAGATGCCAATGGAG cctCTGACCCATATGTGATCATTACCTGTGAGGGGGAGAAAGTTCGCTCCCCCGTGCACAAAGACACACGCTGCCCTAATTTTGATATTAAGGGAATATTCTACCGCAAAAAGCCAAAGGAAGGCATTCACATCGAG ATCTACAATAAGAATGTGATTGTTGACACCTTCCTGGGTCAGGTGACCCTCTTTAGTGACCCTAACGACCGCCAAGAGCAGCACACGGTCTACCTTAAAGACAAGGGTAGTCGCCAAGACAACAATCTTCCAGGCACGCTGACTGTGCGCGTGATCACCTGCACCACTTTAACCAACATCTGA
- the capn5b gene encoding calpain-5 isoform X1: MFSSVKAFEGQHYSTLKRQCLQSGALFEDPLFPAIDNSLFYLGNRIGRVHWKRPGELCNDPHLFVDGISAHDLHQGQLGNCWFVAACTSLASRESLWQKVIPDWKEQEWDPEKEDSYAGIFHFRFWRFGEWMDVVIDDRLPTVDNQLVYCHSNDSNEFWSALVEKAYAKVYGCYEALDGGNTADALVDFTGGVSEPMDLLEGQFAEDEMARNQLFERVLKVHNRDGLISCSIRATTIEDMEARLDCGLVKGHAYAVTDVRKVRLGHGLLAYFKSEKLHMIRMRNPWGEKEWSGPWSDSSEEWKKVSKSEREKLGVTVQDDGEFWMNFEDFCHYFTDLILCRLINTSYLSIHKTWEEEVMRGSWIHRDDPLRNRTGGCINHKATFLQNPQYVFDVRKVEDEVLICLQQKERRATPKEGKGENLAIGFDIHRVELNRKYRMHSAQQKVAGSIYINSRCVFLRKELKEGRYVIIPTTFDPGQQGEFLLRVFTDVPSDCKELTLDEPPQTCWTGICGYPQLVTQVHVLSANGLQGQDANGEMHRLISHKTRSDFYTGASDPYVIITCEGEKVRSPVHKDTRCPNFDIKGIFYRKKPKEGIHIEIYNKNVIVDTFLGQVTLFSDPNDRQEQHTVYLKDKGSRQDNNLPGTLTVRVITCTTLTNI, encoded by the exons ATGTTCTCCTCTGTGAAGGCCTTTGAGGGGCAGCATTACTCCACCCTCAAGAGGCAGTGTCTGCAGAGTGGAGCGCTGTTTGAGGACCCGCTGTTTCCGGCCATAGACAACTCTCTCTTCTACCTGGGTAACAGGATTGGCCGTGTGCACTGGAAAAGACCCGGG GAGCTGTGCAATGATCCTCACTTGTTTGTGGATGGGATCAGCGCCCATGATCTGCACCAAGGACAGCTGGGAAACTGCTGGTTTGTGGCGGCCTGCACTAGCTTGGCTTCCCGAGAGTCTCTGTGGCAGAAA GTTATTCCAGACTGGAAGGAGCAGGAATGGGATCCAGAGAAGGAAGACTCTTATGCAGGAATATTCCACTTCCGTTTCTGGCGGTTTGGGGAATGGATGGACGTGGTGATCGATGACCGTCTCCCCACAGTGGACAACCAGCTGGTGTACTGCCATTCAAATGATAGTAACGAGTTCTGGAGCGCCCTTGTGGAAAAAGCATATGCCAA AGTTTATGGTTGCTATGAAGCCTTGGATGGTGGAAACACTGCCGATGCCCTGGTGGACTTCACTGGTGGTGTGTCGGAACCTATGGACCTTCTGGAGGGCCAGTTTGCTGAGGATGAAATGGCCAGAAACCAGCTCTTCGAGAGAGTGCTCAAGGTCCATAATCGAGATGGCCTCATCAGCTGCTCGATCAGG GCAACCACTATAGAGGACATGGAGGCGAGACTAGACTGTGGGTTAGTGAAAGGCCACGCATATGCAGTGACTGACGTTCGCAAAGTTCGCCTTGGACATGGCCTGCTGGCGTATTTCAAGTCAGAAAAGCTACACATGATCCGCATGAGGAACCCATGGGGCGAGAAGGAGTGGAGTGGACCCTGGAGCGACAG CTCAGAGGAGTGGAAGAAAGTGAgcaagagtgagagagagaaactgGGCGTCACTGTTCAGGATGATGGAGAGTTTTG GATGAACTTTGAGGATTTCTGTCACTACTTCACCGACTTGATCCTGTGTCGATTGATAAACACATCTTACTTGAGCATTCATAAGACCTGGGAGGAGGAGGTGATGAGAGGCTCCTGGATCCACCGAGACGACCCGCTCCGGAACCGCACCGGAGGCTGCATTAACCATAAAGCCACTTTTCTGCAAAACCCACAG TATGTTTTTGATGTGAGAAAAGTGGAAGACGAGGTGCTGATCTGCCTGCAGCAAAAGGAACGCAGAGCTACTCCCAAGGAGGGCAAAGGCGAGAACCTGGCCATTGGATTTGACATCCATAGG GTGGAGTTGAATAGAAAATACAGAATGCACTCAGCTCAGCAGAAGGTCGCAGGGTCGATCTACATCAACTCTCGCTGCGTCTTTCTGAGGAAAGAGCTGAAGGAGGGGCGTTACGTCATCATCCCTACAACCTTTGACCCTGGTCAACAAGGAGAGTTCCTGCTCAGAGTCTTCACTGATGTGCCTTCAGACTGCAA AGAATTAACACTGGACGAGCCTCCTCAGACATGCTGGACTGGGATTTGCGGCTACCCTCAGCTGGTCACCCAGGTGCACGTATTAAGTGCCAACGGCCTGCAGGGCCAAGATGCCAATGGAG AGATGCACCGCTTGATCTCCCACAAGACACGCTCTGACTTCTACACAGGAG cctCTGACCCATATGTGATCATTACCTGTGAGGGGGAGAAAGTTCGCTCCCCCGTGCACAAAGACACACGCTGCCCTAATTTTGATATTAAGGGAATATTCTACCGCAAAAAGCCAAAGGAAGGCATTCACATCGAG ATCTACAATAAGAATGTGATTGTTGACACCTTCCTGGGTCAGGTGACCCTCTTTAGTGACCCTAACGACCGCCAAGAGCAGCACACGGTCTACCTTAAAGACAAGGGTAGTCGCCAAGACAACAATCTTCCAGGCACGCTGACTGTGCGCGTGATCACCTGCACCACTTTAACCAACATCTGA
- the capn5b gene encoding calpain-5 isoform X3 → MFSSVKAFEGQHYSTLKRQCLQSGALFEDPLFPAIDNSLFYLGNRIGRVHWKRPGELCNDPHLFVDGISAHDLHQGQLGNCWFVAACTSLASRESLWQKVIPDWKEQEWDPEKEDSYAGIFHFRFWRFGEWMDVVIDDRLPTVDNQLVYCHSNDSNEFWSALVEKAYAKVYGCYEALDGGNTADALVDFTGGVSEPMDLLEGQFAEDEMARNQLFERVLKVHNRDGLISCSIRATTIEDMEARLDCGLVKGHAYAVTDVRKVRLGHGLLAYFKSEKLHMIRMRNPWGEKEWSGPWSDSSEEWKKVSKSEREKLGVTVQDDGEFWMNFEDFCHYFTDLILCRLINTSYLSIHKTWEEEVMRGSWIHRDDPLRNRTGGCINHKATFLQNPQYVFDVRKVEDEVLICLQQKERRATPKEGKGENLAIGFDIHRVELNRKYRMHSAQQKVAGSIYINSRCVFLRKELKEGRYVIIPTTFDPGQQGEFLLRVFTDVPSDCKELTLDEPPQTCWTGICGYPQLVTQVHVLSANGLQGQDANGEMHRLISHKTRSDFYTGASDPYVIITCEGEKVRSPVHKDTRCPNFDIKGIFYRKKPKEGIHIEVSWKSTIRM, encoded by the exons ATGTTCTCCTCTGTGAAGGCCTTTGAGGGGCAGCATTACTCCACCCTCAAGAGGCAGTGTCTGCAGAGTGGAGCGCTGTTTGAGGACCCGCTGTTTCCGGCCATAGACAACTCTCTCTTCTACCTGGGTAACAGGATTGGCCGTGTGCACTGGAAAAGACCCGGG GAGCTGTGCAATGATCCTCACTTGTTTGTGGATGGGATCAGCGCCCATGATCTGCACCAAGGACAGCTGGGAAACTGCTGGTTTGTGGCGGCCTGCACTAGCTTGGCTTCCCGAGAGTCTCTGTGGCAGAAA GTTATTCCAGACTGGAAGGAGCAGGAATGGGATCCAGAGAAGGAAGACTCTTATGCAGGAATATTCCACTTCCGTTTCTGGCGGTTTGGGGAATGGATGGACGTGGTGATCGATGACCGTCTCCCCACAGTGGACAACCAGCTGGTGTACTGCCATTCAAATGATAGTAACGAGTTCTGGAGCGCCCTTGTGGAAAAAGCATATGCCAA AGTTTATGGTTGCTATGAAGCCTTGGATGGTGGAAACACTGCCGATGCCCTGGTGGACTTCACTGGTGGTGTGTCGGAACCTATGGACCTTCTGGAGGGCCAGTTTGCTGAGGATGAAATGGCCAGAAACCAGCTCTTCGAGAGAGTGCTCAAGGTCCATAATCGAGATGGCCTCATCAGCTGCTCGATCAGG GCAACCACTATAGAGGACATGGAGGCGAGACTAGACTGTGGGTTAGTGAAAGGCCACGCATATGCAGTGACTGACGTTCGCAAAGTTCGCCTTGGACATGGCCTGCTGGCGTATTTCAAGTCAGAAAAGCTACACATGATCCGCATGAGGAACCCATGGGGCGAGAAGGAGTGGAGTGGACCCTGGAGCGACAG CTCAGAGGAGTGGAAGAAAGTGAgcaagagtgagagagagaaactgGGCGTCACTGTTCAGGATGATGGAGAGTTTTG GATGAACTTTGAGGATTTCTGTCACTACTTCACCGACTTGATCCTGTGTCGATTGATAAACACATCTTACTTGAGCATTCATAAGACCTGGGAGGAGGAGGTGATGAGAGGCTCCTGGATCCACCGAGACGACCCGCTCCGGAACCGCACCGGAGGCTGCATTAACCATAAAGCCACTTTTCTGCAAAACCCACAG TATGTTTTTGATGTGAGAAAAGTGGAAGACGAGGTGCTGATCTGCCTGCAGCAAAAGGAACGCAGAGCTACTCCCAAGGAGGGCAAAGGCGAGAACCTGGCCATTGGATTTGACATCCATAGG GTGGAGTTGAATAGAAAATACAGAATGCACTCAGCTCAGCAGAAGGTCGCAGGGTCGATCTACATCAACTCTCGCTGCGTCTTTCTGAGGAAAGAGCTGAAGGAGGGGCGTTACGTCATCATCCCTACAACCTTTGACCCTGGTCAACAAGGAGAGTTCCTGCTCAGAGTCTTCACTGATGTGCCTTCAGACTGCAA AGAATTAACACTGGACGAGCCTCCTCAGACATGCTGGACTGGGATTTGCGGCTACCCTCAGCTGGTCACCCAGGTGCACGTATTAAGTGCCAACGGCCTGCAGGGCCAAGATGCCAATGGAG AGATGCACCGCTTGATCTCCCACAAGACACGCTCTGACTTCTACACAGGAG cctCTGACCCATATGTGATCATTACCTGTGAGGGGGAGAAAGTTCGCTCCCCCGTGCACAAAGACACACGCTGCCCTAATTTTGATATTAAGGGAATATTCTACCGCAAAAAGCCAAAGGAAGGCATTCACATCGAGGTGAGTTGGAA ATCTACAATAAGAATGTGA
- the ompb gene encoding olfactory marker protein b translates to MSLELTFNPDIQLTEMMRLRVQSLQQRGQKRQDGEHLLRPSEHVYSLEFSEQALHFTRWNIRMSTPGRLNIIATSQLWTPDLTHLMTRQLLEPTGLFWKSADDDLIQCYEADAQEFGERIAELAKVRKVMYFLFAFEDGLTQESIECSIEFQTSK, encoded by the coding sequence ATGTCTCTTGAGCTGACGTTCAACCCTGATATACAGCTGACAGAGATGATGCGTCTGCGCGTACAGTCTCTGCAGCAGCGGGGTCAGAAACGCCAGGACGGAGAACATCTCCTGAGGCCCAGCGAGCACGTCTACAGCCTGGAATTCTCCGAACAGGCCCTGCATTTCACCCGCTGGAACATCCGCATGTCCACCCCTGGCCGCCTCAACATCATCGCCACCTCCCAGCTCTGGACGCCTGACCTCACCCATCTCATGACCCGCCAGCTCCTCGAACCGACAGGGCTCTTCTGGAAAAGCGCAGACGACGATCTTATCCAATGCTACGAGGCTGACGCTCAGGAGTTTGGCGAGAGGATAGCCGAGCTGGCCAAGGTCCGCAAGGTGATGTATTTTCTGTTTGCCTTTGAAGACGGCTTGACTCAGGAGAGCATCGAGTGCTCCATTGAATTCCAGACCTCCAAGTGA